In a genomic window of Lacrimispora sp. BS-2:
- a CDS encoding NAD(P)H-dependent glycerol-3-phosphate dehydrogenase produces the protein MAKIGVIGSGSWGIALAVLLYNNGHEVTVWSALPEEISEIKSTHRHHTLPDLVLPEDMVFTENLEETMTGQDLLVTAVPSVYVRSTARKMNPFCRYGQVIVNVAKGIEEASLMTLSEILEEELPMADVAVLSGPSHAEEVSKNLPTTCVAGARTRKTAEYIQGIFMSEVFRVYTSPDIQGIELGASLKNVIALAAGIADGLGYGDNTKAALITRGIAEVSRLGTEMGGKFQTFCGLSGIGDLIVTCASMHSRNRRAGILIGQGRTMEEATKEVKMVVEGIYSAKAALALSEKYDVSMPIVEQVNAVLFDNKPASEAVKELMLRDKTIESSDLPWDK, from the coding sequence ATGGCTAAAATCGGAGTGATCGGATCGGGGAGCTGGGGAATTGCGCTTGCAGTTCTTCTATATAATAACGGACATGAGGTGACCGTCTGGTCGGCTCTCCCTGAGGAAATTTCGGAGATAAAATCGACTCACAGACATCATACCCTTCCGGATCTGGTGCTTCCAGAGGATATGGTCTTTACGGAGAATCTGGAGGAAACCATGACAGGACAGGATCTTCTGGTAACAGCAGTTCCTTCCGTATATGTCCGTTCCACCGCAAGAAAGATGAATCCATTTTGCAGATACGGTCAGGTGATTGTCAACGTTGCAAAAGGGATAGAAGAAGCCTCTCTTATGACCCTTTCCGAAATATTGGAAGAAGAACTTCCCATGGCAGATGTGGCAGTCCTTTCCGGTCCCAGCCATGCGGAAGAGGTGAGCAAGAACCTTCCCACTACCTGCGTTGCAGGTGCCCGTACCAGAAAGACAGCTGAATACATTCAGGGAATTTTCATGAGTGAGGTTTTCCGGGTTTACACAAGCCCCGACATCCAGGGAATCGAACTTGGAGCTTCCCTTAAAAACGTCATTGCCCTTGCTGCCGGAATTGCAGATGGATTGGGCTATGGAGATAACACAAAAGCGGCCCTTATTACAAGAGGGATCGCTGAGGTATCCAGGCTGGGAACGGAAATGGGCGGTAAATTCCAGACCTTTTGCGGTTTGTCCGGAATCGGTGATCTGATCGTGACCTGTGCAAGTATGCACAGCCGGAACAGAAGAGCCGGAATCCTGATCGGCCAGGGAAGGACCATGGAGGAAGCCACAAAGGAAGTGAAGATGGTGGTGGAAGGCATTTATTCTGCCAAAGCCGCTCTGGCCCTGTCGGAAAAGTATGATGTTTCCATGCCTATTGTGGAGCAGGTAAATGCAGTTTTATTTGATAATAAACCAGCCTCTGAGGCTGTCAAGGAACTGATGCTTCGGGATAAGACCATTGAAAGTTCTGATCTGCCATGGGATAAATGA
- a CDS encoding ABC transporter substrate-binding protein, whose amino-acid sequence MKKSMKKLLSLTMAVALAASLTACGSGKTSETTAASGESTEAAKASGEGSFKIGGIGPITGSTAIYGQAVMRGAELAIDEINASGGIGGTQIEYNFQDDENDTEKAVNAYNTLKDWGMQMLVGTVTSAPCIAVGAESSNDNIFQLTPSGSAVDCAKFENQFRVCFSDPNQGAASAQYIGENKLATKVAIIYDSSDVYSSGIHDKFFSEAANQGIEIVSDEAFTADNNTNFSVQLQKAQDSGAELVFLPIYYSQAALILAQAKQMGYEPQFFGCDGLDGLLTVENFDTALAENVMLLTPFAADAKDELTQKFVTTFKERYGETPNQFAADGYDAVYAIKAAAEKAGLTADMDASAICDALKTAMTEISVNGLTGENMKWSENGEPDKAPKAVKIVNGVYTAM is encoded by the coding sequence ATGAAAAAATCTATGAAGAAGTTACTGAGCCTTACCATGGCAGTTGCTTTGGCAGCATCTTTAACTGCCTGCGGAAGCGGCAAAACTTCAGAAACCACCGCGGCATCAGGAGAATCCACGGAAGCAGCAAAGGCTTCTGGAGAAGGATCTTTTAAAATCGGTGGTATCGGACCAATTACCGGAAGTACAGCGATTTACGGACAGGCTGTTATGCGCGGTGCTGAACTTGCCATTGACGAAATCAATGCAAGCGGCGGAATAGGCGGCACTCAGATTGAGTACAACTTCCAGGATGATGAAAACGATACGGAAAAGGCAGTCAATGCCTACAATACCTTAAAGGATTGGGGTATGCAGATGTTAGTCGGTACCGTTACCTCCGCTCCCTGTATCGCAGTAGGTGCGGAATCCAGTAACGACAATATATTCCAGCTCACTCCTTCCGGCTCTGCAGTAGACTGTGCAAAGTTTGAAAACCAGTTCCGTGTATGCTTCTCCGATCCAAACCAGGGAGCAGCTTCCGCACAGTACATTGGTGAGAACAAGCTGGCTACTAAGGTTGCCATTATTTATGACAGTTCCGATGTTTATTCATCCGGTATCCATGATAAATTCTTTTCTGAAGCAGCAAATCAGGGAATTGAAATTGTGTCTGATGAGGCCTTTACCGCAGACAACAATACCAACTTCTCCGTACAGCTTCAAAAGGCACAGGATTCAGGCGCTGAGCTTGTATTCCTTCCGATTTACTATTCCCAGGCTGCCCTGATCCTTGCACAGGCAAAGCAGATGGGATATGAGCCCCAGTTCTTTGGCTGCGACGGACTTGACGGACTTTTAACCGTAGAAAACTTTGACACTGCATTGGCTGAAAATGTAATGCTTCTGACACCATTTGCTGCAGATGCAAAGGATGAACTGACACAGAAGTTTGTTACAACATTCAAAGAAAGGTACGGTGAGACACCGAACCAGTTTGCTGCTGACGGCTATGATGCGGTTTACGCCATCAAGGCTGCCGCTGAAAAGGCCGGACTTACAGCAGATATGGATGCTTCTGCAATCTGCGATGCTTTAAAGACAGCTATGACAGAAATTTCCGTAAACGGTTTAACAGGCGAGAACATGAAGTGGTCAGAGAACGGAGAACCTGATAAGGCTCCAAAAGCAGTTAAGATCGTAAACGGTGTTTACACAGCGATGTAA
- a CDS encoding branched-chain amino acid ABC transporter permease, protein MSFISYFINGLSLGSVYAIIALGYTMVYGIAKMLNFAHGDVIMIGGYVVFTVVSTMGLGPVAGILLAVILCTVLGVVIEGVAYRPLRMASPLAVLITAIGVSYLLQNIALLVFGSNPKSFTSVVTIPALKLSQGKLTISGETIVTIVSCVIIMIGLTMFIKKTRAGQAMLAVSEDKGAAQLMGINVDGTIALTFAIGSALAAVAGALLCSAYPTLTPYTGSMPGIKAFVAAVFGGIGSIPGALIGGLLLGVIENLSKAYISSQLSDAIVFAVLIVVLLVKPTGILGKKINEKV, encoded by the coding sequence ATGAGTTTCATATCCTATTTTATTAATGGTCTAAGCCTGGGCAGTGTTTATGCAATCATTGCCCTGGGATATACCATGGTATATGGCATTGCCAAGATGCTTAACTTTGCTCATGGCGATGTAATTATGATTGGAGGATACGTAGTGTTCACAGTCGTCAGCACAATGGGCCTTGGCCCGGTTGCCGGCATACTCCTTGCAGTGATCCTATGCACGGTACTTGGCGTTGTCATTGAGGGCGTTGCTTATCGTCCCCTCCGTATGGCAAGTCCTCTTGCAGTTCTGATCACGGCAATCGGTGTGAGCTACTTACTCCAAAACATCGCACTGCTCGTTTTTGGTTCTAATCCGAAATCCTTTACTTCTGTCGTAACAATTCCGGCTCTTAAGCTTTCACAGGGAAAGCTTACCATTTCCGGTGAGACCATTGTTACCATCGTCAGCTGCGTTATCATTATGATCGGTCTGACCATGTTTATCAAAAAGACAAGAGCAGGGCAGGCCATGCTTGCCGTATCGGAAGATAAGGGAGCTGCTCAGCTCATGGGGATTAATGTAGATGGAACCATTGCCCTTACTTTTGCCATTGGCTCTGCTCTGGCTGCTGTTGCCGGCGCGCTTCTTTGTTCCGCTTATCCGACTCTTACCCCCTATACCGGTTCCATGCCAGGCATCAAGGCATTCGTAGCTGCCGTATTTGGCGGAATCGGATCCATTCCGGGAGCATTGATCGGCGGACTTTTACTGGGTGTGATTGAAAACTTAAGCAAAGCTTACATCTCTTCCCAGCTTTCCGATGCCATCGTATTTGCAGTCCTTATTGTCGTTCTTCTGGTAAAGCCTACAGGAATCCTGGGTAAGAAGATTAACGAGAAAGTATAG
- a CDS encoding branched-chain amino acid ABC transporter permease, whose translation MEKSMKMKFCLNKTLKSNMITFGLVIAAFIIVQLLVNAGQVSSLMKGLLVPICIYTIMAISLNLTVGILGELSLGHAGFMCMGAFSSSLFSISMLEAIPNPGIRFFFAILIGAFFAALAGIVVGIPVLRLRGDYLAIVTLAFGEIIKNVMNVIYIGKDADGLHFSTKNAMALNMAEEGKVIINGAQGITGTPKNSTFAIGVILILITLVIVLNLINSRSGRAIMSVRDNRIAAESIGINITKYKLMAFTISASLAGVAGVLYSHNLSALTATQKNFGYNQSIMILVFVVLGGIGNIRGSMIAAVILTLLPELLRGLNTYRMLIYAIILIVMMIFNWSPKLIDFRKRYFHKNRA comes from the coding sequence ATGGAAAAAAGTATGAAAATGAAATTCTGTCTGAATAAGACTTTAAAAAGCAACATGATAACCTTTGGGCTGGTGATCGCCGCATTTATCATTGTACAGCTTCTTGTAAATGCAGGCCAGGTAAGCAGCCTGATGAAGGGCCTTTTGGTGCCTATCTGCATCTATACCATTATGGCAATATCCTTAAACTTAACGGTAGGCATCCTTGGAGAACTGAGCCTGGGACATGCCGGCTTCATGTGTATGGGAGCCTTTTCCAGTTCCCTGTTTTCCATTTCCATGCTGGAAGCCATTCCAAATCCGGGAATCCGTTTCTTTTTCGCTATTTTGATCGGAGCTTTTTTCGCGGCTTTGGCCGGCATTGTGGTGGGGATTCCGGTTTTAAGACTCCGGGGCGATTATTTAGCCATTGTGACCCTGGCATTTGGAGAAATTATTAAAAACGTAATGAACGTGATCTACATTGGAAAGGATGCTGACGGGCTTCATTTTTCCACGAAAAATGCAATGGCACTCAATATGGCAGAAGAAGGAAAGGTGATCATAAACGGCGCCCAGGGCATTACCGGAACGCCTAAAAATTCCACCTTTGCGATTGGTGTCATCCTTATTTTGATCACTCTGGTAATTGTTCTGAATTTGATTAATTCCAGATCCGGACGGGCAATCATGTCTGTAAGAGATAACCGCATTGCCGCAGAATCCATTGGCATCAACATTACAAAATACAAATTAATGGCCTTTACCATTTCTGCCTCCCTGGCAGGCGTGGCAGGTGTGCTGTATTCCCATAACCTTTCTGCCCTTACTGCAACACAGAAGAATTTTGGATATAATCAGTCCATCATGATTCTTGTATTTGTGGTTCTCGGCGGAATCGGAAATATCCGGGGTTCCATGATCGCTGCAGTTATCCTGACTCTGCTTCCGGAGCTTCTTAGAGGTTTAAATACCTACCGGATGCTGATTTACGCCATCATCCTGATCGTCATGATGATTTTCAACTGGAGTCCGAAGCTGATTGATTTCAGGAAACGGTATTTTCATAAGAACAGGGCATAG
- a CDS encoding ABC transporter ATP-binding protein yields MALLEIKNLGISFGGLRAVDNFSITIEKGQLYGLIGPNGAGKTTIFNLLTGVYKPNTGTILLDGENMTGKKTVDINRAGIARTFQNIRLFKDLTVLDNVKTGLHNSYSYSTVAGILRLPKYFKVEKEMDEQAIELLKVFGLDEEKDVLASNLPYGKQRKLEIARALATGPKLLLLDEPAAGMNPNETTELMDTIRFVRDNFDMTILLIEHDMKLVSGICEKLTVLNFGQVLTQGKTADVLNDPEVIKAYLGE; encoded by the coding sequence ATGGCTTTACTGGAAATCAAGAATCTTGGAATTTCCTTTGGCGGACTGCGCGCCGTAGATAATTTCAGCATTACCATAGAAAAAGGACAGCTTTACGGTCTTATCGGCCCTAATGGAGCAGGTAAAACTACCATCTTTAATCTTTTGACCGGTGTATATAAACCCAATACAGGCACTATTTTGCTGGACGGAGAGAACATGACCGGGAAAAAAACAGTGGATATTAACAGGGCCGGAATCGCCAGGACCTTTCAGAATATCCGTCTGTTTAAGGATTTAACTGTTCTTGATAATGTTAAGACCGGTCTTCATAACAGTTATTCCTATTCAACCGTCGCGGGGATTCTTCGTCTGCCAAAGTATTTTAAGGTGGAAAAGGAGATGGACGAACAGGCCATAGAGCTTTTGAAAGTATTTGGCCTTGATGAAGAAAAGGATGTCCTTGCGTCCAATCTTCCATACGGAAAGCAGAGGAAACTGGAGATTGCCCGTGCTCTTGCCACTGGTCCCAAGCTTTTGCTTCTGGACGAACCGGCAGCCGGTATGAATCCCAACGAAACTACAGAGCTTATGGATACCATACGCTTTGTACGGGATAATTTTGATATGACCATTCTGTTAATTGAACACGATATGAAGCTTGTTTCCGGGATCTGTGAAAAACTGACCGTACTGAATTTCGGTCAGGTGCTTACCCAGGGAAAAACAGCGGATGTGCTCAATGATCCGGAAGTTATCAAGGCATATCTGGGAGAATAA
- a CDS encoding ABC transporter ATP-binding protein: MALLEVKDLEVYYGVIKALKSISFEVNEGEIVALIGANGAGKTTTLHTITGLLKAASGTIQFDGRDITRIRGDKIVSMGMAHVPEGRRVFAALSVYENLKLGAYTRRDKNEIEETLQMIYKRFPRLQERKNQPAGTLSGGEQQMLAMGRALMSHPKVIVLDEPSMGLSPIYVNEIFDIIQEINKSGTTVLLVEQNAKKALSIANRAYVLETGAIVLSGDAHELMNNDSVKKAYLSE, from the coding sequence ATGGCATTACTTGAAGTAAAAGATCTGGAAGTATATTATGGCGTCATCAAGGCGCTTAAGAGTATTTCCTTTGAAGTAAACGAGGGTGAGATCGTGGCCCTGATCGGCGCTAACGGCGCTGGAAAAACCACGACCCTTCATACCATAACCGGCCTTTTAAAGGCGGCTTCCGGAACAATTCAGTTTGACGGCCGCGATATCACAAGAATTCGGGGCGATAAAATTGTGAGCATGGGTATGGCTCATGTACCGGAAGGGCGGCGGGTTTTCGCAGCTTTAAGCGTTTATGAAAATTTAAAGCTGGGCGCTTATACAAGGCGGGATAAAAACGAGATAGAAGAAACCCTGCAGATGATCTATAAACGTTTCCCAAGGCTTCAGGAGAGAAAGAACCAGCCTGCGGGAACCTTAAGCGGCGGAGAGCAGCAGATGTTAGCTATGGGGCGGGCACTGATGAGCCATCCAAAGGTGATCGTACTGGATGAGCCGTCTATGGGGCTTTCTCCCATATATGTAAACGAGATTTTTGATATCATCCAGGAGATCAATAAATCAGGAACCACGGTTTTGCTGGTTGAGCAGAATGCCAAAAAAGCTTTGTCCATTGCAAACCGCGCTTATGTTCTGGAAACAGGGGCTATTGTTTTAAGCGGCGATGCCCACGAACTGATGAATAATGATTCGGTAAAGAAAGCATATCTAAGCGAATGA
- the spoIVA gene encoding stage IV sporulation protein A, with product MDNYNVYNDIKARTNGEIYIGVVGPVRTGKSTFIKRFMELMVLPGMEDEHQKTQTRDELPQSAAGKTIMTTEPKFIPKEAAIIRLGDEIETKVRLIDCVGFMVDGAAGHIENDEERLVKTPWFDYEIPFTKAAEIGTRKVINDHSTIGVVITTDGSIGELKRPNYIAAEERTVQELKALGKPFIILLNSAKPYSDETTALSKDMSQKYGVTVMPINCEQLKKDDVNNILERVLKEFPVTEMDFFIPKWLEILPATHWLKAQVIQAAKDMVKKVSHMKDVSSDLFDGSAESVRSIKIQNMNMADGSVSVAMDVDDSYYYQILSDYVGLPIEGEYQLMQTLSELAKMKSEYEKVNQAMSQVRFKGYGIVTPERSEIILDEPEVIKHGNKYGVKMRAEAPSINLIKAHIQTEIAPIVGSEQQAEDLIAYIKENARESEEGIWNTNIFGKSIEQIVEDGIQQKVSQLTEDCQIKLQDTLQKIINDSNGGMICIII from the coding sequence ATGGACAATTATAACGTATACAATGATATCAAAGCCCGAACCAACGGAGAAATTTACATTGGAGTTGTGGGGCCGGTAAGAACAGGAAAGTCGACTTTTATTAAGCGTTTTATGGAATTAATGGTTCTGCCGGGCATGGAGGATGAACACCAGAAAACTCAGACAAGGGACGAACTGCCCCAGAGTGCGGCAGGAAAAACCATCATGACCACGGAACCCAAATTCATCCCCAAAGAAGCTGCCATCATCCGTCTGGGAGATGAAATTGAAACAAAAGTCCGCTTGATCGACTGTGTAGGCTTTATGGTAGACGGTGCTGCCGGCCACATTGAAAATGATGAAGAGCGGCTTGTGAAGACGCCCTGGTTTGATTATGAGATACCTTTTACAAAAGCGGCGGAAATCGGAACCAGAAAGGTCATCAATGATCATTCTACCATTGGCGTAGTCATCACCACAGACGGTTCTATCGGTGAACTGAAGCGTCCTAATTACATAGCTGCAGAAGAGCGCACCGTACAGGAATTAAAAGCTCTTGGGAAACCCTTTATTATCCTGCTTAATTCCGCAAAACCATATTCAGACGAAACGACGGCCCTTTCAAAGGATATGAGCCAGAAATATGGGGTAACGGTCATGCCCATTAACTGTGAACAGTTAAAAAAGGATGACGTAAACAACATCCTTGAACGGGTATTAAAGGAATTCCCTGTGACGGAAATGGATTTTTTCATTCCAAAATGGCTTGAGATCCTCCCTGCCACCCATTGGTTAAAAGCCCAGGTCATCCAGGCTGCAAAGGATATGGTGAAAAAGGTATCCCATATGAAGGACGTATCCTCAGACTTATTTGACGGTTCTGCGGAAAGTGTCCGGTCCATTAAGATCCAGAACATGAATATGGCTGACGGCAGCGTTTCTGTTGCCATGGATGTAGATGACAGTTATTACTATCAGATTTTAAGCGATTACGTAGGGCTTCCGATTGAGGGAGAATACCAGTTGATGCAGACCTTAAGCGAGCTTGCAAAAATGAAGTCGGAATACGAAAAAGTCAACCAGGCCATGAGCCAGGTTCGTTTCAAAGGTTATGGAATCGTGACCCCGGAACGGTCCGAGATTATACTGGATGAACCGGAAGTCATCAAACACGGAAATAAATACGGAGTAAAAATGCGGGCAGAAGCACCTTCCATCAATTTAATCAAGGCTCATATCCAGACGGAGATCGCCCCTATTGTCGGAAGCGAACAGCAGGCAGAAGATTTAATCGCCTACATCAAAGAAAATGCAAGAGAAAGCGAAGAGGGAATATGGAACACCAATATCTTTGGAAAATCCATTGAACAGATCGTGGAAGACGGCATTCAGCAAAAGGTTTCCCAGCTTACGGAAGACTGTCAAATAAAACTTCAGGACACCCTCCAAAAAATAATTAATGATAGTAATGGCGGTATGATTTGCATTATTATCTAA
- a CDS encoding MBL fold metallo-hydrolase: MKLMFIGAAREVTGSCHYLEAAGFKILVDCGMEQGIDKFVNVDLPVSYAEIDYVLLTHAHIDHAGMLPFIYARGFRGQVISTVATADLCGIMLKDSAHIQESETEWKNRKARRAGFPEEEPLYGVNDAIGVMELFHSYNYNEKVELEDGFTIRFIDVGHLLGSASIEIWITEGGTSRKIVFSGDIGNKNKPLIRDPHYIKEADYVVMECTYGDRLHGVIPDHVSVLAGIVQKTLDRKGNVVIPAFAVGRTQELLYMFRRIKAEKLVTGHDGFEVYVDSPLAVEATQIFKNNLVDCYDEETKELVMKGINPISFPGLKLSVTSEESKNINFNSKPKVIISAAGMCDAGRIRHHLKHNLWRPECTIVFTGYQSIGTLGRSLIEGCSEVRLFGETIQVEAHIEQMDGMSSHADMEGLIAWLNAFEEKPRQVFLVHGDDLVCSSFEQLLEKDYGYRVNAPHSGSVYDLSLGRWLNETEGIAVVKSPEISKKPAGVYGRLFAAGERLLQVIRHNEGGANKDLAKFADQINSLCDKWDR; this comes from the coding sequence ATGAAATTAATGTTCATCGGCGCAGCCCGCGAGGTAACCGGGAGCTGTCATTATCTGGAAGCTGCCGGTTTTAAAATCCTTGTGGACTGCGGTATGGAGCAGGGGATTGATAAATTTGTAAATGTGGATCTGCCGGTCAGTTACGCAGAGATTGATTATGTTCTTTTGACCCATGCCCATATCGATCACGCAGGGATGCTTCCTTTCATCTATGCCAGAGGCTTCCGGGGACAGGTGATCTCCACTGTGGCAACTGCTGACCTTTGCGGCATTATGCTGAAGGACAGCGCCCATATACAGGAGTCCGAAACAGAATGGAAGAACAGAAAAGCCAGGCGGGCAGGGTTTCCGGAAGAGGAACCTCTGTACGGAGTCAATGACGCCATAGGGGTAATGGAGCTGTTTCATTCCTACAATTACAATGAAAAGGTGGAACTGGAGGATGGCTTTACAATACGCTTTATCGATGTAGGCCATCTTCTTGGTTCCGCTTCTATTGAAATCTGGATTACAGAAGGCGGAACCTCCAGAAAAATCGTATTCTCCGGTGATATCGGCAACAAGAACAAGCCCTTAATCCGCGATCCTCACTACATAAAAGAGGCAGATTATGTGGTTATGGAATGTACCTACGGAGACCGGCTTCACGGTGTGATACCGGACCATGTTTCCGTTCTTGCAGGCATTGTCCAGAAGACCCTGGACAGAAAAGGAAACGTGGTGATACCCGCTTTTGCAGTAGGAAGGACCCAGGAACTCCTTTATATGTTCCGCCGTATCAAGGCGGAAAAGCTGGTCACCGGACACGACGGATTTGAGGTTTATGTCGACAGTCCTCTTGCAGTGGAAGCGACCCAGATTTTTAAAAATAATCTGGTTGACTGCTATGATGAGGAAACAAAGGAACTGGTAATGAAAGGCATCAATCCCATATCCTTTCCAGGCCTAAAGCTGTCAGTTACCAGCGAAGAATCCAAGAACATTAATTTTAATTCAAAACCAAAAGTGATCATATCAGCGGCAGGCATGTGTGATGCAGGCCGTATCCGCCATCACTTAAAGCATAATTTATGGAGGCCGGAATGCACCATAGTTTTCACCGGATACCAGTCCATAGGAACCTTGGGGAGAAGCCTGATCGAAGGGTGCAGTGAGGTTAGGCTATTTGGCGAAACCATTCAGGTGGAAGCCCATATAGAACAGATGGATGGGATGAGTTCCCACGCAGATATGGAAGGATTGATTGCCTGGTTGAACGCATTTGAAGAAAAACCACGACAAGTATTTCTGGTACACGGTGATGATCTGGTCTGCAGCTCCTTTGAACAGCTCCTTGAGAAGGATTACGGATACAGGGTAAATGCCCCTCACTCCGGTTCTGTTTATGATCTTTCCCTGGGAAGATGGCTGAATGAAACAGAGGGTATTGCAGTAGTCAAATCACCGGAAATCTCAAAAAAACCAGCGGGAGTTTATGGAAGGCTTTTTGCTGCAGGCGAAAGGCTTTTGCAGGTTATCCGTCATAACGAAGGCGGAGCCAATAAAGATCTTGCCAAATTTGCGGATCAGATTAATTCTTTATGTGATAAATGGGATAGATAA
- the rnhA gene encoding ribonuclease HI codes for MTRVQLFTDGAARGNPDGPGGYGAVLQFMDSKGQLHEKTMAAGYVKTTNNRMELMAAIAGLEALTRPCQVELYSDSKYVTDAFNQHWIDNWIKNNWKRGKSGPVKNIDLWERLLKAMEPHQVTFNWVKGHAGHPQNERCDMLATSAADGDDLLVDEGI; via the coding sequence GTGACGAGAGTACAATTATTTACCGACGGAGCTGCCAGAGGAAACCCCGACGGGCCGGGAGGCTATGGTGCGGTTTTACAGTTTATGGATTCCAAAGGGCAGCTCCACGAAAAAACCATGGCAGCCGGATATGTAAAGACTACCAATAACCGTATGGAACTGATGGCGGCCATTGCAGGTCTGGAGGCACTTACCAGGCCCTGCCAGGTGGAACTATACTCTGATTCCAAATACGTAACAGATGCATTTAATCAGCATTGGATTGACAACTGGATAAAAAACAACTGGAAGAGAGGCAAAAGCGGCCCTGTAAAGAACATTGATCTATGGGAAAGGCTGTTAAAAGCCATGGAACCTCATCAGGTGACTTTTAACTGGGTAAAGGGACATGCCGGCCACCCCCAGAACGAACGGTGCGACATGCTGGCCACAAGCGCTGCAGATGGAGACGATCTGCTGGTGGACGAAGGGATATGA
- a CDS encoding lysozyme inhibitor LprI family protein, whose protein sequence is MNKNRGIWIVIGSILVIGILITLATSSFVKSKENVSDPMGITGLSNSEVPEAYADAKGYGGTPELFSADAPAPKEAPASAEEPKQRKAGPVAAPKTETVPDNSAQPAEAGLRMKIAIVSDEAEPAPQAAESSNEASIEETVISPISPDSKSRPVNSAGSSEGAAYYQKHLFDLDAQIKKMRQESGDSNTYSMKALADKELKLWNRELNAIYAAILEELNDEDIKSLETSQQAWIKSRDAKAEEAAKKYSGGSLEEVEYTASLAESTRARAYDLVEEYMDVLSLKEEQ, encoded by the coding sequence ATGAATAAAAATAGAGGAATTTGGATTGTGATCGGAAGCATTTTGGTCATTGGTATCCTCATAACCCTTGCCACATCCAGTTTTGTGAAAAGCAAGGAAAACGTTTCGGATCCCATGGGAATTACCGGGCTTTCAAACTCCGAAGTTCCTGAAGCTTATGCGGACGCAAAAGGCTATGGCGGAACGCCGGAATTGTTTTCAGCGGATGCGCCGGCTCCTAAAGAAGCACCGGCTTCAGCAGAGGAACCAAAGCAGAGGAAAGCCGGGCCGGTTGCTGCCCCAAAGACCGAAACCGTCCCGGACAATAGTGCGCAGCCGGCAGAAGCCGGACTTCGGATGAAAATTGCTATAGTTTCCGATGAGGCGGAGCCGGCTCCCCAGGCAGCGGAAAGCTCTAACGAGGCTTCCATTGAGGAAACCGTGATCTCTCCCATCAGTCCGGATTCGAAAAGCAGGCCGGTTAACTCTGCCGGTTCTTCAGAAGGAGCAGCCTATTATCAAAAGCATTTGTTTGATCTGGATGCCCAGATCAAAAAGATGCGGCAGGAGTCGGGAGATTCCAATACTTATTCCATGAAGGCTCTGGCAGATAAAGAACTAAAGCTGTGGAACAGGGAACTGAATGCAATTTATGCTGCGATTTTAGAGGAACTGAACGACGAAGATATAAAGTCCCTTGAGACTTCTCAGCAGGCATGGATCAAAAGCAGGGATGCCAAGGCAGAGGAAGCCGCAAAAAAATACAGCGGCGGAAGCTTGGAAGAGGTTGAATACACCGCCTCCCTGGCAGAATCCACGAGGGCAAGGGCCTATGATCTGGTAGAAGAATATATGGATGTTCTCTCTTTAAAGGAGGAACAGTAA